The Pagrus major chromosome 10, Pma_NU_1.0 genome contains a region encoding:
- the mtmr1a gene encoding myotubularin-related protein 1a isoform X2, protein MEKQAGAGGAADGAGPNRKPWGSPTSGPAAGESLDSPTGSHVEWCKQLIAATISSQISGSVPPDIGNRDNKNLPALRYGAQVRMAQNQVPLLPGETIQTTVEDVMYICPFSGLVNGTLTITDYKLYFTSVERESPFILDVNLGVISRLETISVSNQGENTKGLELVCKDMRSPRFAYKTEKSHLDVVEVLAKHAFPLSHSLPLFAFLYKEQFPVDGWKVYDPAAEYRRQGLPNESWTISKINSTYELCDTYPSILVIPTNITDEDIKRVAVFRAKHRIPVLSWIHPESQATIVRCSQPLVGPSDRRCKEDERFLQIIMDANAQSHKLTIFDARQSSVAVTNKAKDGGFESESFYPNVELNFLEIPNIHVMRESLRKMKDVVYPTIDEAHWHSAIDLTHWLEYIRLLLAGAAKIADKLESGKTSVVVHCSDGWDRTAQLTSLAMLMLDSHYRTLRGFQVLVEKEWISFGHKFAARVGHGDENHANSERSPLFVQFIDCVWQMTRQFPAAFEFNELFLITVLDHLYSCLFGTFLYNSEQERTAKEVQTKTMSLWSYINSQPEDFTNPFYVDYEHHVLYPLVSSRHLELWSSYYARWNPRMRPQVPVHQTLKELLILRAELQRRVEELQREASSHSLSSSSEHSPSPSHTTGTPLHSAV, encoded by the exons ATGGAGAAACAGGCCGGAGCTGGCGGGGCTGCGGATGGAGCAGGCCCGAACAGAAAGCCCTGGGGTTCACCGACCAGCGGGCCAGCAGCCGGAGAATCCCTGGACAG TCCGACAGGGTCACATGTAGAGTGGTGTAAACAACTAATAGCCGCCACCATCTCCAGTCAGATCTCAGGATCAGTCCCACCTGACATTGGTAACAGGGACAACAAG AACCTTCCAGCTCTGAGATATGGAGCGCAGGTCAGAATGGCCCAGAACCAGGTTCCTCTGCTACCAGGAGAAACCATCCAGACTACAG TCGAGGATGTGATGTACATCTGTCCATTCAGTGGTCTGGTTAATGGAACCCTGACCATCACAGACTACAAGCTGTACTTCACCAGTGTGGAAAGG GAGTCTCCATTCATTCTTGATGTGAACCTGGGAGTTATCAGCAGGCTGGAGACCATCAGTGTGTCCAACCAGGGAGAGAACACTAAAGGATTGGAGCTGGTCTgcaag GACATGAGGAGTCCCAGGTTTGCTTATAAGACAGAGAAAAGCCACCTGGATGTGGTGGAGGTGCTGGCCAAACATGCCTTCCCCCTCTCCCACAGCCTG CCACTGTTTGCCTTCCTGTACAAGGAGCAGTTTCCTGTGGATGGCTGGAAGGTGTACGACCCAGCAGCAGAGTACAGACGTCAG GGCCTCCCTAATGAGAGCTGGACCATCAGTAAGATAAACAGCACCTATGAGCTGTGTGATACCTACCCCTCCATCCTGGTCATCCCCACCAACATAACAGATGAAGACATCAAACGAGTGGCTGTGTTCAGAGCCAAGCACCGCATACCG GTCTTGTCCTGGATTCACCCAGAGTCTCAGGCCACCATCGTACGCTGCAGCCAGCCATTAGTTGGACCTTCAGACCGTCGCTGTAAAGAGGATGAACGCTTCCTCCAAATCATCATGGATGCCAATGCACAGTCCCACAAGCTCACCATCTTTGATGCCCGGCAGAGTAGTGTAGCAGTCACCAACAAG GCAAAGGATGGAGGGTTTGAAAGTGAGAGTTTCTACCCAAACGTTGAGCTGAACTTCCTGGAAATCCCCAACATCCATGTGATGAGGGAGTctctgaggaagatgaaggatGTGGTTTATCCCACCATAGATGAAGCCCACTGGCACTCGGCTATTGACCTGACACATTGGCTGGAGTACATACGG CTGTTGTTGGCAGGAGCAGCAAAGATAGCTGATAAGCTGGAGTCTGGGAAGACGTCAGTGGTGGTTCACTGCAGTGACGGCTGGGACAGAACTGCTCAGCTCACCTCTCTGGCCATGCTGATGCTGGACAGTCACTACCGCACTCTCAGAGGGTTCCAG gttcTGGTGGAGAAGGAGTGGATTAGTTTTGGTCATAAGTTTGCTGCT cgCGTAGGTCACGGTGATGAGAACCATGCTAACTCTGAGCGCTCGCCTCTCTTCGTCCAGTTCATCGACTGTGTCTGGCAGATGACTCGACAG tTCCCAGCAGCCTTTGAGTTCAATGAGCTTTTCCTTATCACAGTGCTGGACCACCTGTACAGCTGTCTGTTTGGTACATTCCTCTATAACAGTGAACAGGAGAGGACAGCCAAG GAGGTGCAGACCAAGACCATGTCCCTGTGGTCCTACATTAACAG CCAGCCTGAGGACTTTACCAACCCCTTCTATGTGGACTACGAGCACCATGTTCTATATCCActggtttcctccagacatCTGGAGCTGTGGAGCAGCTACTACGCCCGCTGGAACCCACGTATGAGGCCACAG GTGCCGGTGCACCAGACCCTGAAGGAGCTACTGATTCTTAGAGCCGAGCTacagaggagggtggaggagctgcagagagaggccTCCTCCCACTCCCTGTCGTCCTCCTCTGAAcactccccctccccctcacaCACCACTGGAACTCCACTGCACTCTGCTGTCTGA
- the mtmr1a gene encoding myotubularin-related protein 1a isoform X1: MEKQAGAGGAADGAGPNRKPWGSPTSGPAAGESLDSPTGSHVEWCKQLIAATISSQISGSVPPDIGNRDNKAGRRPDFMVSKRLIPRNLPALRYGAQVRMAQNQVPLLPGETIQTTVEDVMYICPFSGLVNGTLTITDYKLYFTSVERESPFILDVNLGVISRLETISVSNQGENTKGLELVCKDMRSPRFAYKTEKSHLDVVEVLAKHAFPLSHSLPLFAFLYKEQFPVDGWKVYDPAAEYRRQGLPNESWTISKINSTYELCDTYPSILVIPTNITDEDIKRVAVFRAKHRIPVLSWIHPESQATIVRCSQPLVGPSDRRCKEDERFLQIIMDANAQSHKLTIFDARQSSVAVTNKAKDGGFESESFYPNVELNFLEIPNIHVMRESLRKMKDVVYPTIDEAHWHSAIDLTHWLEYIRLLLAGAAKIADKLESGKTSVVVHCSDGWDRTAQLTSLAMLMLDSHYRTLRGFQVLVEKEWISFGHKFAARVGHGDENHANSERSPLFVQFIDCVWQMTRQFPAAFEFNELFLITVLDHLYSCLFGTFLYNSEQERTAKEVQTKTMSLWSYINSQPEDFTNPFYVDYEHHVLYPLVSSRHLELWSSYYARWNPRMRPQVPVHQTLKELLILRAELQRRVEELQREASSHSLSSSSEHSPSPSHTTGTPLHSAV; encoded by the exons ATGGAGAAACAGGCCGGAGCTGGCGGGGCTGCGGATGGAGCAGGCCCGAACAGAAAGCCCTGGGGTTCACCGACCAGCGGGCCAGCAGCCGGAGAATCCCTGGACAG TCCGACAGGGTCACATGTAGAGTGGTGTAAACAACTAATAGCCGCCACCATCTCCAGTCAGATCTCAGGATCAGTCCCACCTGACATTGGTAACAGGGACAACAAG GCTGGGAGAAGACCAGATTTCATG GTGTCCAAGAGGCTGATTCCCAGG AACCTTCCAGCTCTGAGATATGGAGCGCAGGTCAGAATGGCCCAGAACCAGGTTCCTCTGCTACCAGGAGAAACCATCCAGACTACAG TCGAGGATGTGATGTACATCTGTCCATTCAGTGGTCTGGTTAATGGAACCCTGACCATCACAGACTACAAGCTGTACTTCACCAGTGTGGAAAGG GAGTCTCCATTCATTCTTGATGTGAACCTGGGAGTTATCAGCAGGCTGGAGACCATCAGTGTGTCCAACCAGGGAGAGAACACTAAAGGATTGGAGCTGGTCTgcaag GACATGAGGAGTCCCAGGTTTGCTTATAAGACAGAGAAAAGCCACCTGGATGTGGTGGAGGTGCTGGCCAAACATGCCTTCCCCCTCTCCCACAGCCTG CCACTGTTTGCCTTCCTGTACAAGGAGCAGTTTCCTGTGGATGGCTGGAAGGTGTACGACCCAGCAGCAGAGTACAGACGTCAG GGCCTCCCTAATGAGAGCTGGACCATCAGTAAGATAAACAGCACCTATGAGCTGTGTGATACCTACCCCTCCATCCTGGTCATCCCCACCAACATAACAGATGAAGACATCAAACGAGTGGCTGTGTTCAGAGCCAAGCACCGCATACCG GTCTTGTCCTGGATTCACCCAGAGTCTCAGGCCACCATCGTACGCTGCAGCCAGCCATTAGTTGGACCTTCAGACCGTCGCTGTAAAGAGGATGAACGCTTCCTCCAAATCATCATGGATGCCAATGCACAGTCCCACAAGCTCACCATCTTTGATGCCCGGCAGAGTAGTGTAGCAGTCACCAACAAG GCAAAGGATGGAGGGTTTGAAAGTGAGAGTTTCTACCCAAACGTTGAGCTGAACTTCCTGGAAATCCCCAACATCCATGTGATGAGGGAGTctctgaggaagatgaaggatGTGGTTTATCCCACCATAGATGAAGCCCACTGGCACTCGGCTATTGACCTGACACATTGGCTGGAGTACATACGG CTGTTGTTGGCAGGAGCAGCAAAGATAGCTGATAAGCTGGAGTCTGGGAAGACGTCAGTGGTGGTTCACTGCAGTGACGGCTGGGACAGAACTGCTCAGCTCACCTCTCTGGCCATGCTGATGCTGGACAGTCACTACCGCACTCTCAGAGGGTTCCAG gttcTGGTGGAGAAGGAGTGGATTAGTTTTGGTCATAAGTTTGCTGCT cgCGTAGGTCACGGTGATGAGAACCATGCTAACTCTGAGCGCTCGCCTCTCTTCGTCCAGTTCATCGACTGTGTCTGGCAGATGACTCGACAG tTCCCAGCAGCCTTTGAGTTCAATGAGCTTTTCCTTATCACAGTGCTGGACCACCTGTACAGCTGTCTGTTTGGTACATTCCTCTATAACAGTGAACAGGAGAGGACAGCCAAG GAGGTGCAGACCAAGACCATGTCCCTGTGGTCCTACATTAACAG CCAGCCTGAGGACTTTACCAACCCCTTCTATGTGGACTACGAGCACCATGTTCTATATCCActggtttcctccagacatCTGGAGCTGTGGAGCAGCTACTACGCCCGCTGGAACCCACGTATGAGGCCACAG GTGCCGGTGCACCAGACCCTGAAGGAGCTACTGATTCTTAGAGCCGAGCTacagaggagggtggaggagctgcagagagaggccTCCTCCCACTCCCTGTCGTCCTCCTCTGAAcactccccctccccctcacaCACCACTGGAACTCCACTGCACTCTGCTGTCTGA
- the mtmr1a gene encoding myotubularin-related protein 1a isoform X3: MEKQAGAGGAADGAGPNRKPWGSPTSGPAAGESLDSPTGSHVEWCKQLIAATISSQISGSVPPDIGNRDNKAGRRPDFMVSKRLIPRQDSQDERHCYHGDSDSEHPSNALNLPALRYGAQVRMAQNQVPLLPGETIQTTVEDVMYICPFSGLVNGTLTITDYKLYFTSVERESPFILDVNLGVISRLETISVSNQGENTKGLELVCKDMRSPRFAYKTEKSHLDVVEVLAKHAFPLSHSLPLFAFLYKEQFPVDGWKVYDPAAEYRRQGLPNESWTISKINSTYELCDTYPSILVIPTNITDEDIKRVAVFRAKHRIPVLSWIHPESQATIVRCSQPLVGPSDRRCKEDERFLQIIMDANAQSHKLTIFDARQSSVAVTNKAKDGGFESESFYPNVELNFLEIPNIHVMRESLRKMKDVVYPTIDEAHWHSAIDLTHWLEYIRLLLAGAAKIADKLESGKTSVVVHCSDGWDRTAQLTSLAMLMLDSHYRTLRGFQVLVEKEWISFGHKFAARVGHGDENHANSERSPLFVQFIDCVWQMTRQFPAAFEFNELFLITVLDHLYSCLFGTFLYNSEQERTAKEVQTKTMSLWSYINSQPEDFTNPFYVDYEHHVLYPLVSSRHLELWSSYYARWNPRMRPQVPVHQTLKELLILRAELQRRVEELQREASSHSLSSSSEHSPSPSHTTGTPLHSAV; the protein is encoded by the exons ATGGAGAAACAGGCCGGAGCTGGCGGGGCTGCGGATGGAGCAGGCCCGAACAGAAAGCCCTGGGGTTCACCGACCAGCGGGCCAGCAGCCGGAGAATCCCTGGACAG TCCGACAGGGTCACATGTAGAGTGGTGTAAACAACTAATAGCCGCCACCATCTCCAGTCAGATCTCAGGATCAGTCCCACCTGACATTGGTAACAGGGACAACAAG GCTGGGAGAAGACCAGATTTCATG GTGTCCAAGAGGCTGATTCCCAGG CAAGATTCACAAGATGAAAGGCATTGTTACCACGGAGACAGTGATTCTGAGCATCCTTCCAATGCTTTG AACCTTCCAGCTCTGAGATATGGAGCGCAGGTCAGAATGGCCCAGAACCAGGTTCCTCTGCTACCAGGAGAAACCATCCAGACTACAG TCGAGGATGTGATGTACATCTGTCCATTCAGTGGTCTGGTTAATGGAACCCTGACCATCACAGACTACAAGCTGTACTTCACCAGTGTGGAAAGG GAGTCTCCATTCATTCTTGATGTGAACCTGGGAGTTATCAGCAGGCTGGAGACCATCAGTGTGTCCAACCAGGGAGAGAACACTAAAGGATTGGAGCTGGTCTgcaag GACATGAGGAGTCCCAGGTTTGCTTATAAGACAGAGAAAAGCCACCTGGATGTGGTGGAGGTGCTGGCCAAACATGCCTTCCCCCTCTCCCACAGCCTG CCACTGTTTGCCTTCCTGTACAAGGAGCAGTTTCCTGTGGATGGCTGGAAGGTGTACGACCCAGCAGCAGAGTACAGACGTCAG GGCCTCCCTAATGAGAGCTGGACCATCAGTAAGATAAACAGCACCTATGAGCTGTGTGATACCTACCCCTCCATCCTGGTCATCCCCACCAACATAACAGATGAAGACATCAAACGAGTGGCTGTGTTCAGAGCCAAGCACCGCATACCG GTCTTGTCCTGGATTCACCCAGAGTCTCAGGCCACCATCGTACGCTGCAGCCAGCCATTAGTTGGACCTTCAGACCGTCGCTGTAAAGAGGATGAACGCTTCCTCCAAATCATCATGGATGCCAATGCACAGTCCCACAAGCTCACCATCTTTGATGCCCGGCAGAGTAGTGTAGCAGTCACCAACAAG GCAAAGGATGGAGGGTTTGAAAGTGAGAGTTTCTACCCAAACGTTGAGCTGAACTTCCTGGAAATCCCCAACATCCATGTGATGAGGGAGTctctgaggaagatgaaggatGTGGTTTATCCCACCATAGATGAAGCCCACTGGCACTCGGCTATTGACCTGACACATTGGCTGGAGTACATACGG CTGTTGTTGGCAGGAGCAGCAAAGATAGCTGATAAGCTGGAGTCTGGGAAGACGTCAGTGGTGGTTCACTGCAGTGACGGCTGGGACAGAACTGCTCAGCTCACCTCTCTGGCCATGCTGATGCTGGACAGTCACTACCGCACTCTCAGAGGGTTCCAG gttcTGGTGGAGAAGGAGTGGATTAGTTTTGGTCATAAGTTTGCTGCT cgCGTAGGTCACGGTGATGAGAACCATGCTAACTCTGAGCGCTCGCCTCTCTTCGTCCAGTTCATCGACTGTGTCTGGCAGATGACTCGACAG tTCCCAGCAGCCTTTGAGTTCAATGAGCTTTTCCTTATCACAGTGCTGGACCACCTGTACAGCTGTCTGTTTGGTACATTCCTCTATAACAGTGAACAGGAGAGGACAGCCAAG GAGGTGCAGACCAAGACCATGTCCCTGTGGTCCTACATTAACAG CCAGCCTGAGGACTTTACCAACCCCTTCTATGTGGACTACGAGCACCATGTTCTATATCCActggtttcctccagacatCTGGAGCTGTGGAGCAGCTACTACGCCCGCTGGAACCCACGTATGAGGCCACAG GTGCCGGTGCACCAGACCCTGAAGGAGCTACTGATTCTTAGAGCCGAGCTacagaggagggtggaggagctgcagagagaggccTCCTCCCACTCCCTGTCGTCCTCCTCTGAAcactccccctccccctcacaCACCACTGGAACTCCACTGCACTCTGCTGTCTGA